The following are from one region of the Syngnathus acus chromosome 10, fSynAcu1.2, whole genome shotgun sequence genome:
- the egr1 gene encoding early growth response protein 1 translates to MAAAKTEMLLPALQISEPLNFPHSPMDNYPKLEEVMMLSSAGTPFLTASAPEGAGFGSGEPGEQYDHLAGDTLPDIHFNCEKTVGEQTYPTPRLPPISYTGRFTLETATTCSNSLWAEPILGLFTGLMGNIPASSSSSSANSQNSSSSSSSAATSSSSPSSTSSSSQSSSLTSSVHHNEPNPIYSAAPTYSNPSSDIFPDQGQAFPSSNGSAQYPPPAYPNSKGCSTSFPVPMIPDYLFPQQQGEISLVHPDQKPFQSQSSQPSLTPLSTIKAFATQTGSQDLKSVYQSQLIKPSRMRKYPTRPSKTPPHERPYACPVETCDRRFSRSDELTRHIRIHTGQKPFQCRICMRNFSRSDHLTTHIRTHTGEKPFACDICGRKFARSDERKRHTKIHLRQKDKKAEKAGAVPVPAPVSAASPASSYPSPIASYPSPVSSYPSPVTSCYSSPAHTSYPSPSIAITYPSVSMSSTFQSQVASPFPSSVVSNLYSSPVPTPLSDLQTTLSPRTIEIC, encoded by the exons ATGGCTGCAGCCAAGACCGAGATGCTCCTGCCAGCCCTGCAGATCTCGGAGCCTCTGAACTTCCCTCACTCGCCCATGGATAACTACCCCAAGCTGGAGGAGGTGATGATGCTCAGCTCTGCGGGGACACCCTTCCTCACAGCTTCCGCGCCTGAAGGTGCCGGCTTTGGCTCCGGGGAGCCAGGGGAGCAGTACGACCACCTTGCTGGGG ATACACTCCCTGACATCCACTTCAACTGTGAGAAGACAGTAGGGGAGCAGACGTACCCCACCCCAAGACTGCCCCCCATCTCCTACACGGGTCGCTTCACTCTCGAAACTGCCACAACCTGCAGCAACAGCCTCTGGGCGGAGCCTATTTTGGGCCTCTTTACTGGTCTGATGGGCAACATTCCAGCGAGCTCGAGTTCTTCATCTGCCAACTCACAAAActcatcctcctcatcttcatctgcTGCAACTTCTTCCTCTTCGCCTTCTTCTACCTCGTCCTCCTCGCAGAGCTCCAGCCTCACTTCATCCGTCCACCACAACGAGCCTAACCCCATCTATTCGGCCGCCCCAACCTATTCCAATCCCAGCTCCGACATCTTTCCGGACCAGGGCCAAGCCTTCCCCAGTTCCAACGGAAGCGCGCAGTACCCTCCCCCTGCATACCCGAATAGTAAAGGCTGCAGCACCAGCTTTCCCGTGCCCATGATTCCCGACTACCTGTTCCcacagcagcagggagaaaTCAGCCTGGTGCACCCTGACCAAAAGCCATTTCAGAGTCAGTCAAGCCAGCCCTCTCTCACTCCTCTGTCTACCATCAAAGCTTTTGCCACCCAGACGGGCTCCCAAGATCTAAAGAGTGTCTATCAGTCTCAGCTGATCAAGCCCAGCCGCATGCGCAAGTACCCCACCCGCCCGAGCAAGACCCCTCCGCACGAGAGGCCCTACGCCTGCCCGGTGGAGACCTGCGACAGACGATTTTCTCGCTCTGACGAGCTGACGCGTCACATTCGCATCCACACTGGCCAGAAGCCCTTCCAGTGCCGCATCTGCATGCGCAACTTCAGCCGCAGCGACCACCTGACGACGCACATCCGCACGCACACGGGCGAGAAGCCCTTCGCCTGCGATATCTGCGGACGCAAGTTTGCTCGCAGCGACGAGAGGAAGAGGCACACAAAGATCCACCTGCGGCAGAAGGACAAGAAGGCAGAAAAAGCCGGGGCGGTGCCGGTGCCAGCCCCTGTGTCAGCCGCCTCGCCTGCCTCGAGCTACCCTTCGCCCATCGCTTCATACCCCTCCCCAGTGTCTTCTTACCCGTCCCCCGTCACCTCCTGCTACTCCTCTCCAGCTCACACATCCTACCCGTCTCCCTCTATCGCCATCACCTACCCTTCAGTGTCCATGTCCAGCACCTTCCAGTCCCAGGTAGCTTCTCCCTTCCCTTCTTCAGTCGTCTCCAACCTCTACAGCTCCCCTGTGCCAACCCCATTATCGGACCTGCAGACCACTCTCTCCCCGAGGACAATCGAGATCTGCTAA